A stretch of the Solanum dulcamara chromosome 6, daSolDulc1.2, whole genome shotgun sequence genome encodes the following:
- the LOC129891332 gene encoding receptor-like protein EIX1, which translates to MDKWKYVRLAQFLVTLSLLFLETSFGLTGNKTLCLDKERDALLEFKRGLIDFFDHLSTWGDEEDKQECCKWKGIECDRRTGHVTVLDLHNEFTCSTSACFAPRLTGKLSPSLLELEYLNFLDLSVNEFERSEIPRFIGSLKRLEYLNLSSSFFSGVIPIQFQNLTSLRTLDLGNNNLIVKDLRWLSRMSSLEFLSLSSSNFQVNNWFQEITKVPSLKELDLSGCGLSKLVPSQADLANSSFISLSVLHLCCNEFSSSSEYSWLFNFSTSLTSIDLTYNQLIGQIDDRFGSLMYLEHLNLANNFEIKGGVPSSFGNLTRLRHLDMSNTRTDQWLPELFLRLSGSRKSLEVLGLNDNLLFGSVVNVTRFSSLKKLYLQENVLNGFFMERAGQVSRLEYLDFSDNQMRGPLPDLALFPSLIELHLGSNQFQGRIPQGIGELSQLRILDVSSNRLEGLPESMGKLSNLESFDASYNVLKGIITESHLSNLSSLVDLDLSFNSLALKMSFDWLPPFQLQVISLPSCNLGPSFPKWLQNQNNYTVLDISLASISDTLPSWFSGFPSDLKILNLSNNQISGRVSDLIENTYGYMVIDLSSNNFSGPLPLVPTNVQIFYLHKNQFFGSIFSICQSRTSLTSLDLSRNQFSGELPDCWMNMTILSVLNLAYNNFSGEVPHSMGSLTNLKALYIRQNSFSGMLPSFSQCQQLQILDLGGNKLTGSIPAWIGTDLLNLRILSLRFNRLYGSIPSIICQLQFLQILDLSANGLSGKIPHCFNNFTILYQDNNTGEPMEFIVQGFYGKYPRSYSYIGDLLVQWKNQESEYKNPLIYLKTIDLSSNELVGGVPEEIAEMRGLKSLNLSRNDLNGSVIEGIGQMKMLESLDLSRNQLSGVIPPGLANLTFLSVLDLSNNHLTGRIPSSTQLQSFDRSSYSDNAQLCGPPLQECPGYALPSPRIDPGSKTNPQEHDDYEEFLSLEFYISMVLGFSIAFWGFLGCLIVNRSWRNAYFTFLTDMTSWLHLTSILCFARLKGKLRN; encoded by the coding sequence ATGGACAAATGGAAATATGTAAGGTTAGCTCAGTTCCTTGTTACTTTGTCTCTACTGTTCCTAGAGACATCTTTTGGATTAACAGGTAACAAGACCCTGTGTTTAGATAAGGAGAGAGATGCCCTTCTTGAGTTCAAAAGAGGCcttattgatttttttgatcATTTATCCACATGGGGTGATGAAGAAGATAAACAAGAATGCTGCAAATGGAAGGGTATTGAATGTGACAGAAGAACAGGTCATGTAACTGTTCTTGATCTACACAATGAGTTTACTTGTTCTACCAGTGCTTGTTTTGCTCCAAGATTGACAGGTAAGCTTAGCCCTTCTCTGCTTGAGTTGGAGTACTTAAATTTCTTGGACCTCAGTGtgaatgaatttgaaagaagtgaaataccAAGATTCATAGGCTCCCTTAAGAGACTAGAGTACTTGAACCtctcatcttcttttttttctggtGTAATTCCAATACAGTTCCAGAATCTAACTTCTTTAAGGACTCTTGATCTTGGAAACAATAATCTTATAGTGAAGGACCTTAGATGGCTTTCTCGTATGTCTTCTCTAGAGTTTTTGAGTCTGAGTTCTAGCAACTTCCAAGTAAACAATTGGTTTCAAGAGATAACTAAGGTCCCTTCATTGAAAGAACTGGACTTGAGTGGTTGTGGACTCTCTAAGTTGGTTCCATCTCAAGCTGATTTAGCCAATTCTTCTTTCATCTCTCTTTCTGTTCTTCATTTATGTTGTAATGAGTTTTCTTCTTCATCTGAATATAGCTGGTTATTCAATTTTAGCACAAGCCTAACTAGCATTGACCTCACTTATAATCAACTCATCGGTCAAATTGATGATCGCTTTGGGAGCTTGATGTATCTTGAACATCTTAATCTTGCTAATAACTTTGAGATTAAAGGTGGGGTTCCCAgttcatttgggaatttgaCACGTTTACGTCATCTGGACATGTCTAACACTCGGACAGACCAATGGCTTCCTGAGTTGTTTCTCAGGTTATCAGGCAGTAGGAAATCACTTGAGGTTTTGGGGTTGAACGACAACTTGTTATTTGGTTCAGTTGTTAATGTCACAAGATTTTCATCCTTGAAGAAATTATACCTGCAGGAAAATGTGCTGAATGGTTTTTTCATGGAAAGAGCGGGACAAGTTTCTAGGCTTGAGTATCTGGATTTTTCTGATAACCAAATGAGAGGGCCATTACCAGATTTAGCATTGTTTCCATCATTGATAGAGTTGCATCTTGGCTCTAATCAATTTCAAGGGAGGATACCACAAGGTATTGGAGAACTTTCACAGCTTAGAATTTTGGATGTCTCATCCAATAGACTGGAAGGATTACCAGAAAGTATGGGGAAACTATCGAACCTGGAAAGTTTTGATGCCTCTTATAATGTCCTGAAGGGTATAATCACTGAGTCCCACCTTTCAAACCTTTCCAGTTTAGTGGATTTGGACTTGTCATTCAACTCATTGGCTCTAAAGATGAGCTTCGATTGGCTTCCTCCTTTTCAGCTACAAGTTATAAGCCTTCCGTCTTGCAATTTGGGACCTTCTTTCCCAAAATGGcttcaaaatcaaaataactATACTGTTCTTGATATTTCTCTTGCAAGTATTTCAGACACACTTCCAAGTTGGTTCTCTGGTTTCCCCTCCGATCTCAAGATCTTGAATCTCTCAAACAACCAAATCAGTGGAAGAGTGTCTGACTTAATAGAGAATACATATGGTTACATGGTTATAGATTTAAGCTCTAACAACTTTTCAGGGCCTTTGCCGCTAGTCCCTACCAATGTCCAAATATTTTACCTGCATAAAAATCAGTTTTTCGGATCCATCTTTTCAATTTGTCAAAGTAGAACATCCCTCACTTCTCTTGACTTGTCACGCAACCAATTCTCAGGAGAACTTCCTGATTGTTGGATGAATATGACTATTCTATCTGTTCTTAATCTAGCCTATAACAATTTCTCTGGAGAAGTTCCACATTCAATGGGTTCCTTGACTAATTTGAAGGCGTTATACATACGCCAGAACAGTTTTAGTGGAATGTTGCCTTCTTTTTCACAATGTCAGCAGTTGCAAATCTTGGATCTTGGAGGGAATAAGTTGACAGGAAGTATCCCAGCATGGATAGGGACTGATCTACTCAATTTGCGCATTCTAAGCCTGCGGTTCAACAGATTGTATGGCAGCATACCATCAATTATCTGTCAGCTTCAATTTCTTCAGATACTGGACCTTTCAGCAAATGGATTATCGGGGAAAATTCCACATTGCTTCAACAATTTTACCATATTGTATCAAGATAATAATACTGGTGAGCCAATGGAATTTATAGTCCAAGGTTTCTATGGTAAATATCCTCGCAGTTACTCATATATTGGTGACCTATTGGTTCAATGGAAAAACCAAGAGTCTGAGTACAAGAATCCTTTAATATATCTGAAGACTATTGATCTTTCAAGTAATGAATTGGTTGGAGGGGTTCCTGAAGAAATCGCCGAGATGAGAGGATTGAAATCTTTGAACCTTTCAAGAAATGATCTGAATGGAAGTGTCATTGAAGGAATTGGTCAAATGAAGATGTTGGAGTCTCTTGACTTGTCAAGAAACCAACTTTCTGGTGTGATCCCTCCGGGCCTTGCTAATTTGACTTTTCTTAGTGTGTTGGACTTGTCGAACAACCACTTAACAGGGAGAATTCCGTCAAGCACTCAATTGCAAAGTTTTGATAGATCATCCTACAGTGATAATGCTCAACTCTGCGGTCCTCCTCTTCAAGAGTGTCCAGGATATGCTCTTCCTAGCCCTCGTATCGATCCTGGCAGCAAAACCAATCCACAAGAACATGATGATTATGAGGAGTTCCTATCTCTGGAGTTCTATATATCAATGGTGCTAGGTTTCTCTATCGCATTTTGGGGATTCTTGGGATGTTTAATTGTCAACCGTTCTTGGAGGAATGCCTACTTCACATTCTTAACGGACATGACGAGTTGGctccatttgacatcaataCTTTGCTTTGCAAGACTGAAGGGAAAGCTAAGGAACTAA